A single Streptomyces sannanensis DNA region contains:
- a CDS encoding serine/threonine-protein kinase, producing MTGDTPDQGSGRTIAGRYRLLRKLGAGGMGRVWLAYDEELACQVTLKEIALPDVPEESHAQAARIARARSEARHAARLRGHPHVATVHDVLVHEGLPWIVMEHVPDAIDLQALVRKSGPLPPGETARVGIAVLDALAAGHRLGILHRDVKPANILLAPDGSGAPHGRVLLTDYGIALRPESHEPRLTATAGILGTPGYLAPERARGEPPTPAADIFSLGATLYSVVEGRGPFDRNDEYGTLTALLTEDPTPPVRAGELGPVLLTMLAKDPVLRSSPEQVMRRLEAVRERPSAAFGPPPSAGGAGFAPAGYGGRAPDTPGTPGTPGVPYGPPTPSTPGAPVTPNTPYTPTYVPGPGTPSRDASATPSYDTWNPNQNPYAMTAPVYQPPPGSGSTPAVGPGGAAPPNRRAPRPALIVALVVAAVLVIGGLALAGIALTGDSDAEGGGGGRKPVTTAPVTPPADTGPFYPYGEGIGLTKALTVGDCVTAVWPGKPFAVASPPNLGVVDCAGGSQDGQVMAVEIFADVEAARRDATVRCRAQTERDTSAMADAASYALVPTPQAFTRASGQVACLVLGRHVEIGSEIGRFRDSGLDMGIASMQIGDCFTYTENKAEKTSSSLLTTCADSHTDQVIGYATSQSSNKPDPATAQKLCTNKFGSKWAREATLAIYGLYPTVEETWDKGFHYIACTVGRADGKAMTGTVSSSNTDT from the coding sequence ATGACGGGGGACACACCGGATCAGGGCAGCGGAAGGACCATCGCGGGCCGCTACCGGCTGCTGCGCAAACTGGGCGCGGGCGGCATGGGTCGTGTCTGGCTGGCGTACGACGAGGAACTGGCCTGCCAGGTCACCCTCAAGGAGATCGCCCTGCCCGACGTGCCGGAGGAATCCCACGCACAGGCGGCACGTATCGCGCGGGCCCGCAGCGAGGCGCGGCACGCCGCCCGGCTGCGCGGCCATCCGCATGTGGCGACGGTCCATGACGTGCTGGTGCACGAAGGACTGCCGTGGATCGTCATGGAGCACGTGCCGGACGCGATCGACCTGCAGGCGCTGGTACGGAAGTCGGGCCCGCTGCCGCCCGGGGAGACCGCGCGCGTGGGCATCGCGGTTCTCGACGCGCTGGCCGCGGGACATCGCCTGGGCATCCTGCACCGGGATGTGAAACCGGCCAACATTCTGCTGGCGCCGGACGGTTCAGGGGCTCCCCACGGGAGGGTCCTGCTCACCGACTACGGCATCGCACTCCGGCCCGAGTCGCACGAACCGCGCCTCACCGCCACCGCGGGAATCCTCGGTACGCCCGGATACCTCGCCCCCGAGCGGGCGCGTGGTGAGCCGCCGACCCCGGCCGCCGACATCTTCTCGCTCGGCGCGACCCTGTACTCCGTGGTGGAGGGGCGCGGCCCGTTCGACCGCAACGACGAATACGGCACGCTGACAGCCCTGCTGACGGAGGATCCGACGCCGCCGGTCCGCGCCGGGGAGCTCGGGCCCGTGCTGCTGACCATGCTCGCCAAGGACCCCGTGCTGAGGTCGTCGCCCGAGCAGGTGATGCGGCGTCTGGAGGCGGTGCGGGAGCGGCCCTCGGCGGCTTTCGGTCCGCCGCCCTCGGCAGGAGGTGCGGGCTTCGCGCCGGCCGGGTACGGCGGCCGTGCGCCGGACACACCCGGCACACCCGGCACGCCGGGGGTGCCGTACGGGCCCCCGACGCCGAGCACGCCCGGCGCCCCGGTCACGCCGAACACCCCGTACACGCCGACGTACGTCCCGGGCCCGGGCACCCCGTCGCGAGATGCCTCCGCGACGCCTTCGTACGACACGTGGAACCCGAACCAGAATCCGTACGCCATGACCGCGCCCGTGTACCAACCCCCGCCGGGATCCGGATCGACGCCCGCGGTCGGCCCCGGTGGTGCGGCGCCGCCGAATCGCCGTGCGCCGCGTCCCGCCCTGATCGTCGCCCTTGTGGTCGCGGCGGTACTGGTGATCGGAGGGCTCGCCTTAGCGGGCATCGCGCTCACCGGCGACAGTGACGCCGAGGGCGGCGGAGGCGGCAGAAAGCCGGTCACCACCGCTCCGGTCACGCCGCCCGCCGACACGGGACCCTTCTATCCGTACGGAGAGGGCATCGGCCTCACGAAGGCGCTGACCGTGGGCGACTGCGTCACCGCGGTGTGGCCGGGCAAGCCCTTCGCCGTTGCTTCGCCCCCCAATCTCGGGGTGGTCGACTGTGCGGGGGGATCGCAGGACGGCCAGGTGATGGCGGTGGAGATCTTCGCCGATGTCGAGGCCGCCCGGAGGGACGCCACCGTCCGTTGCCGGGCCCAGACCGAGCGTGACACCTCCGCCATGGCGGACGCGGCCTCGTACGCGCTGGTGCCGACCCCGCAGGCGTTCACCCGGGCCAGTGGCCAGGTGGCGTGCCTGGTGCTCGGCCGGCATGTGGAGATCGGCAGCGAGATAGGGCGCTTCCGTGACAGCGGCCTGGACATGGGAATCGCCTCGATGCAGATCGGCGACTGCTTCACCTACACGGAGAACAAGGCGGAGAAGACCTCGTCCTCGCTGCTCACCACCTGTGCCGACTCGCACACCGACCAGGTGATCGGCTACGCCACGTCCCAGTCCTCGAACAAACCCGATCCGGCGACCGCGCAGAAGCTGTGCACGAACAAGTTCGGCTCGAAGTGGGCGCGGGAGGCAACACTGGCGATCTACGGGCTGTACCCGACGGTGGAGGAGACCTGGGACAAGGGGTTCCACTACATCGCCTGCACCGTGGGCCGCGCCGACGGCAAGGCGATGACAGGCACCGTCTCGTCCTCGAACACCGACACATAG
- the topA gene encoding type I DNA topoisomerase, with product MSPTRETAKGGRRLVIVESPAKAKTIKGYLGPGYVVEASVGHIRDLPNGAAEVPEKYTGEVRRLGVDVEHDFQPVYVVNADKKAQVRKLKEQLAESDELFLATDEDREGEAIAWHLLEVLKPKVPVHRMVFHEITKAAIQEAVANPRELNKRMVDAQETRRILDRLYGYEVSPVLWKKVMRGLSAGRVQSVATRLVVERERERIAFRSAEYWDLTGTFSTGRPGDPSDPSSLVARLATVDGRRVATGRDFNSVGRLKGADVLHLDEANARALAAALAGTSFSVRSVESKPYRRSPYAPFRTTTLQQEASRKLGFGAKATMQVAQKLYENGFITYMRTDSTTLSDTAIAAARAQVTQLYGADYLPERPRVYAGKVKNAQEAHEAIRPSGDRFRTPAETGLTGDQFRLYELIWKRTVASQMKDAVGNSVTVKIGGVASDGRDTEFSASGKTITFHGFMKAYVEGADDPNAELDDRERRLPQVAEGDALRADEITADGHATKPPARYTEASLVKELEEREIGRPSTYASIIGTILDRGYVFKKGTALVPSFLSFAVVNLLEKHFGRLVDYDFTAKMEDDLDRIARGEAQAVPWLKRFYFGEGGPAGAASEAGNGDGDHLGGLKELVTDLGAIDAREISSFPVGNDIMLRVGRYGPYVERGEKDQEGHQRADVPDDLAPDELTVEYAEELFAKPSGEFALGTDPESGHQIVAKDGRYGPYVTEVLPEGTPKTGKNAVKPRTASLFKSMSLDTVTLEDALRLMSLPRVVGTDAEGVEITAQNGRYGPYLKKGTDSRSLESEEQLFTIALDEALAIYAQPKVRGRAAAKPPLKELGTDPVSERPVVVKDGRFGPYVTDGETNATLRSGDSVETITPERGYELLAEKRAKGPVKKKTAAKKTTAKKTAAKKTTTAKKATTAAAKKTAAKKTTAKKATTAKATAAKPPAEG from the coding sequence TTGTCCCCGACCCGCGAGACCGCAAAGGGCGGTCGCCGACTCGTCATCGTCGAGTCGCCTGCCAAGGCGAAGACGATCAAGGGCTACCTGGGCCCCGGCTATGTCGTCGAGGCCAGCGTCGGGCACATTCGCGACCTTCCGAACGGCGCCGCCGAGGTGCCCGAGAAGTACACCGGCGAGGTGCGCCGGCTCGGCGTGGATGTCGAGCACGACTTCCAGCCCGTCTATGTCGTCAACGCGGACAAAAAGGCCCAGGTCAGAAAGCTCAAGGAGCAGCTGGCCGAGTCCGACGAACTTTTCCTCGCCACCGATGAGGACCGCGAGGGCGAGGCCATCGCATGGCACCTGCTGGAGGTGCTCAAGCCCAAGGTCCCGGTTCACCGGATGGTCTTCCACGAGATCACCAAGGCCGCGATCCAGGAGGCCGTCGCCAACCCGCGCGAGCTGAACAAGCGCATGGTCGACGCCCAGGAGACCCGCCGTATCCTCGACCGGCTCTACGGCTACGAGGTCTCGCCGGTCCTCTGGAAGAAGGTCATGCGCGGCCTGTCCGCGGGCCGTGTGCAGTCCGTCGCCACCCGCCTCGTCGTCGAGCGCGAGCGCGAGCGCATCGCCTTCCGCTCCGCCGAGTACTGGGACCTGACCGGCACTTTCTCCACCGGCCGCCCCGGTGACCCGTCCGACCCGTCGTCGCTGGTCGCGCGCCTCGCCACGGTCGACGGCCGGCGTGTCGCCACGGGCCGTGACTTCAACTCCGTGGGCCGGCTGAAGGGCGCCGACGTCCTCCACCTGGACGAGGCGAACGCCCGCGCGCTGGCCGCCGCGCTCGCCGGGACGTCCTTCTCGGTGCGCTCGGTGGAGTCCAAGCCGTACCGGCGCTCCCCGTACGCGCCGTTCCGTACGACCACCCTGCAGCAGGAGGCCTCCCGAAAGCTGGGCTTCGGGGCCAAGGCCACCATGCAGGTCGCGCAGAAGCTGTACGAGAACGGCTTCATCACGTACATGCGTACGGACTCCACGACCCTCTCCGACACCGCCATCGCGGCGGCCCGCGCCCAGGTCACCCAGCTGTACGGCGCCGACTACCTGCCGGAGCGGCCGCGGGTCTACGCCGGCAAGGTCAAGAACGCCCAGGAGGCGCACGAGGCGATCCGGCCTTCGGGTGATCGTTTCCGTACGCCCGCCGAGACGGGTCTCACCGGCGACCAGTTCAGGCTCTACGAGCTGATCTGGAAGCGGACCGTCGCCTCCCAGATGAAGGACGCGGTCGGCAACAGCGTCACCGTGAAGATCGGCGGCGTCGCGAGCGACGGCCGGGACACCGAGTTCTCCGCCTCCGGCAAGACGATCACCTTCCACGGCTTCATGAAGGCCTACGTCGAGGGTGCCGACGACCCGAACGCGGAGCTCGACGACCGCGAGCGGCGCCTCCCGCAGGTCGCGGAGGGCGACGCGCTGCGCGCCGACGAGATCACCGCGGACGGCCACGCGACCAAGCCGCCGGCCCGCTACACCGAGGCCTCGCTGGTCAAGGAGCTGGAAGAGCGCGAGATCGGCCGCCCGTCCACGTACGCATCGATCATCGGCACCATCCTCGACCGCGGCTATGTCTTCAAGAAGGGCACCGCCCTCGTCCCGTCCTTCCTGTCCTTCGCCGTCGTCAACCTGCTGGAGAAGCACTTCGGCCGGCTGGTGGACTACGACTTCACCGCGAAGATGGAGGACGACCTCGACCGCATCGCGCGCGGCGAGGCGCAGGCCGTGCCGTGGCTGAAGCGTTTCTACTTCGGCGAGGGCGGCCCGGCGGGCGCCGCGTCGGAGGCCGGCAACGGCGACGGCGACCACCTCGGCGGCCTGAAGGAGCTGGTCACCGACCTGGGCGCGATCGACGCCCGCGAGATCTCCTCCTTCCCGGTCGGCAACGACATCATGCTGCGCGTCGGCCGCTACGGCCCGTACGTCGAGCGCGGTGAGAAGGACCAGGAGGGCCATCAGCGCGCCGATGTGCCGGACGACCTGGCCCCCGACGAGCTGACGGTCGAGTACGCCGAGGAACTGTTCGCCAAGCCGAGCGGCGAGTTCGCCCTGGGTACCGACCCCGAGTCCGGCCACCAGATCGTGGCCAAGGACGGCCGATACGGCCCGTACGTCACCGAGGTCCTGCCCGAGGGCACCCCGAAGACCGGCAAGAACGCGGTCAAGCCGCGCACGGCCTCGCTCTTCAAGTCCATGTCCCTCGATACGGTCACCCTGGAGGACGCGCTGCGGCTGATGTCCCTTCCGCGTGTCGTCGGCACCGACGCCGAGGGCGTGGAGATCACAGCCCAGAACGGTCGCTACGGCCCCTACCTGAAGAAGGGCACGGACTCGCGGTCCCTGGAGTCCGAGGAGCAGCTCTTCACCATTGCCCTGGACGAGGCGCTGGCCATCTACGCCCAGCCGAAGGTCCGCGGCCGCGCCGCTGCCAAGCCCCCGCTGAAGGAGCTCGGCACCGACCCGGTCAGTGAGCGCCCGGTCGTCGTGAAGGACGGCCGTTTCGGCCCGTATGTCACGGACGGCGAGACCAACGCCACGCTGCGCTCCGGCGACAGCGTCGAGACGATCACGCCGGAGCGCGGCTACGAGCTTCTCGCCGAGAAGCGCGCGAAGGGCCCGGTGAAGAAGAAGACGGCCGCGAAGAAGACGACGGCCAAGAAGACCGCGGCTAAGAAGACGACGACGGCGAAGAAGGCGACGACGGCCGCGGCGAAGAAGACGGCCGCCAAGAAGACGACGGCGAAGAAGGCGACAACGGCGAAGGCGACGGCCGCGAAGCCCCCGGCCGAGGGCTGA